In Fusobacterium hwasookii, a single window of DNA contains:
- a CDS encoding KdsC family phosphatase, whose translation MENIKILVLDVDGTLTDGKIYVDDKDNSFKAFNVKDGFALVNWLKLGGEVAILTGKKSNIVERRAKELGIKYVIQGSKNKTQDLKKLLDRLNISFENTTYMGDDLNDLGVMKNVVLSGCPKDSIQEVLEISNFISTKIGGDGAVREFLEYIMKNNGMWGKVLEKYSNE comes from the coding sequence ATGGAAAATATAAAAATTTTAGTTCTTGATGTTGATGGAACTTTAACTGATGGAAAAATATATGTTGATGATAAAGATAATTCTTTTAAGGCTTTCAATGTAAAAGATGGCTTTGCTCTTGTAAATTGGTTAAAACTTGGTGGAGAAGTTGCCATACTAACAGGAAAAAAATCTAATATTGTAGAAAGAAGAGCCAAGGAACTTGGTATAAAATATGTTATTCAAGGCTCTAAAAATAAAACACAGGATTTAAAAAAATTATTGGATAGATTGAACATAAGTTTTGAGAACACAACCTACATGGGAGATGATTTAAATGATTTAGGGGTTATGAAAAATGTAGTTTTATCTGGTTGCCCTAAAGATTCTATACAGGAAGTATTAGAAATTTCTAATTTTATTTCTACTAAAATTGGTGGAGATGGGGCTGTAAGAGAATTTTTAGAATATATTATGAAAAATAATGGAATGTGGGGAAAAGTATTAGAAAAATATTCTAATGAATGA
- a CDS encoding type II toxin-antitoxin system RelE family toxin — MKYDVEYSKTAVNTIKKMDSSTSKLIRTWIEKNLINTENPRIKGKALTGDLKGLWRYRVGDYRILAEIQDNKIVILILDIGHRSKIYL; from the coding sequence ATGAAATATGATGTGGAATACTCTAAAACTGCTGTGAATACCATAAAGAAAATGGATAGTTCAACTTCAAAGTTAATAAGAACTTGGATAGAAAAAAATTTAATAAATACAGAAAATCCTAGAATAAAAGGAAAGGCATTAACTGGTGATTTAAAAGGATTGTGGCGTTATAGAGTAGGAGATTATAGAATATTAGCTGAAATTCAAGATAATAAAATAGTTATCTTAATCCTAGATATAGGACATAGAAGTAAAATATATTTATAA
- the relB gene encoding type II toxin-antitoxin system RelB family antitoxin yields MGTTATLRLDETEKAIIQNYASSKGMTMSEFMKKVVLDYIEDEYDLKIYKEYLKEKENGTLKTYSHKEVWGEE; encoded by the coding sequence ATGGGAACAACAGCAACATTAAGATTAGATGAGACAGAAAAAGCAATTATACAAAATTATGCAAGTAGTAAAGGAATGACTATGTCTGAATTTATGAAAAAAGTAGTTCTTGATTATATTGAAGATGAATATGATTTAAAAATTTATAAAGAATATTTAAAAGAAAAAGAAAATGGAACTTTAAAGACTTATTCACATAAAGAAGTTTGGGGAGAAGAGTAA
- a CDS encoding DUF4238 domain-containing protein: MPSNKNQHFVPQLLLRNFSSDSGKSKNSINTYILKNKKFIENVSIKSQCSKNYFYGKNLIIEKKLQVYERNVDPEFKKIIDNDYNEISKEKILYFLIIQLFRTESTLNQSEISKECFYNFLKEKLEIQDMKDYLFSNEIYMEMMLDEIKKWYSILEKLKFKIIKNKTKIDFLISDNPVIAYNPFRKTLNGGFREKGQIFLLPISPKDMIIFYDSEIYKEKINTDILLIIEDTKEIRKINELQYIVSNNNLFFASNKSIKIINKIIKNILKDEIGFLGDTILKNSNSYIYAKTYRRKFYDIKLKILTIKSSKLKIKREIEKIYNSILLKELKSKGAHFEIPLFTDKTLEENLEKVKSGFIVKEKWWDLEKLEEILKK, translated from the coding sequence ATGCCTTCAAATAAAAATCAACACTTTGTTCCACAACTTTTGTTAAGGAATTTTTCAAGTGATTCAGGTAAATCAAAAAATAGTATAAATACATACATTTTAAAAAATAAAAAATTTATAGAAAATGTTAGTATAAAATCACAGTGTTCAAAAAATTATTTTTATGGTAAGAATTTAATTATAGAAAAAAAATTACAAGTATATGAAAGAAATGTAGATCCTGAGTTTAAAAAAATTATAGATAATGATTATAATGAAATATCAAAAGAAAAAATTTTATATTTTTTAATTATTCAGTTATTTAGAACAGAAAGTACTTTAAATCAAAGTGAAATATCAAAAGAATGTTTTTATAATTTTTTAAAAGAGAAATTAGAAATTCAAGATATGAAAGATTATTTATTTAGCAATGAAATATATATGGAAATGATGTTAGACGAGATAAAGAAATGGTATTCTATTTTAGAAAAATTAAAATTTAAAATAATAAAAAATAAAACAAAGATAGATTTTTTAATTTCAGATAATCCAGTTATAGCATATAATCCATTTAGAAAAACATTAAATGGTGGTTTTAGAGAAAAAGGGCAAATTTTTTTATTACCTATATCTCCAAAAGATATGATTATATTTTATGATAGTGAGATTTATAAAGAAAAAATAAATACAGATATTTTATTAATTATTGAAGATACAAAGGAAATAAGAAAAATAAATGAATTACAATATATAGTTTCAAATAATAATTTATTTTTTGCTTCAAATAAGTCTATTAAAATTATAAATAAAATTATAAAAAATATTTTAAAAGATGAAATAGGATTTTTAGGAGATACTATTTTAAAAAATAGTAATAGCTATATTTATGCAAAAACATATAGAAGGAAATTTTATGATATAAAATTAAAAATTTTAACTATAAAATCTTCAAAACTAAAAATAAAAAGAGAAATAGAAAAAATATATAATTCAATACTTCTAAAAGAATTAAAAAGTAAAGGAGCACACTTTGAAATTCCATTATTTACTGATAAAACTCTTGAAGAAAACTTAGAAAAAGTAAAATCTGGTTTTATTGTTAAGGAAAAATGGTGGGATTTAGAGAAGTTAGAAGAGATATTAAAAAAATAA
- a CDS encoding WYL domain-containing protein yields the protein MKKVRFTISDFMNEIIKSDSEYFKLQIGKIGNIIFNYYIDKNLNKVELEDSSGEVIQFNLNKSNEEIFMDTLIRNKIETEAEYWRNIFFTYINNLRYKREEILFEKNFKNIEKALKDGNKIKIKYHNHIRLINPYFIKVSDSESRSYLFCYCEKNKDYRNYRVSEIDEIWFTNEKIEIKDKKYIDEVYKNFDPFLSYKNRVKVKFTEKGLELYEKVLTNRPKLIDKKDNIYTFECDNKLAMVYFAQFFSLIEILEPQELREKLQNELENTLKIYRNREEKDV from the coding sequence ATGAAAAAGGTTAGATTTACAATTTCTGATTTTATGAATGAAATTATAAAGAGTGATTCAGAATATTTTAAATTACAGATTGGTAAGATAGGAAATATAATATTTAATTATTATATAGATAAGAATTTAAACAAAGTTGAGTTAGAAGACTCATCAGGAGAAGTTATACAATTTAACTTGAATAAAAGTAATGAAGAAATTTTTATGGATACATTAATAAGAAATAAAATAGAAACAGAGGCAGAATATTGGAGAAATATATTTTTTACCTATATAAATAATTTAAGATACAAAAGGGAAGAAATCCTATTTGAAAAGAATTTTAAAAATATTGAAAAGGCTTTAAAAGATGGAAATAAAATAAAAATTAAATATCATAACCATATAAGGTTGATTAATCCATATTTTATCAAAGTTTCAGATAGTGAAAGTCGTTCATATTTATTTTGTTACTGTGAGAAAAATAAAGATTATAGAAATTATAGAGTATCTGAAATAGATGAAATATGGTTTACTAATGAGAAAATTGAAATAAAAGATAAAAAATATATTGATGAAGTCTATAAAAACTTTGACCCTTTCTTATCATATAAAAATAGAGTAAAAGTAAAATTTACAGAAAAAGGCTTGGAACTTTATGAAAAAGTATTAACTAATAGACCAAAACTTATAGATAAAAAAGATAATATCTATACATTTGAATGTGATAATAAATTGGCAATGGTATATTTTGCTCAATTCTTTTCATTAATTGAAATTTTAGAGCCACAAGAATTAAGAGAAAAATTGCAAAATGAGTTAGAAAATACATTAAAAATATATAGAAACAGGGAGGAAAAAGATGTTTAG
- a CDS encoding ACP phosphodiesterase: protein MNFLGHSLISLEIDENTNKETLYGNFTGDFYKGLVERIELSENLKEGIILHRIIDKTSDRKENLLNKLLTEKFGIFKGIVSDMFIDHFLSKNFNNLFNKNINNIERKILDKVEENRNIFPKEFDKMFKWLNDRNVMTNYKDIDFLERAFQGLSRNIRKGEILNQAITELKNNYELFEEKSIEEFFYVKKESIKEFSKK, encoded by the coding sequence ATGAATTTTTTAGGACATTCATTAATTTCACTTGAAATTGATGAAAATACAAATAAAGAAACTCTATATGGAAATTTTACTGGTGATTTTTATAAGGGTTTAGTTGAAAGAATTGAGCTTTCAGAGAATTTAAAAGAAGGTATTATTCTACATAGAATAATAGATAAGACTTCTGATAGAAAAGAAAATCTTTTAAATAAGTTACTTACAGAAAAATTTGGAATTTTTAAAGGAATTGTATCTGACATGTTTATTGACCATTTCTTGTCCAAAAATTTCAATAACTTATTTAATAAAAATATTAATAATATAGAAAGAAAAATTTTAGATAAAGTTGAAGAAAATAGAAATATTTTTCCAAAAGAGTTTGATAAAATGTTTAAATGGCTAAATGATAGAAATGTTATGACAAATTACAAAGATATTGATTTCTTAGAAAGAGCCTTTCAAGGCCTATCTAGAAATATAAGAAAAGGTGAAATTTTAAATCAGGCTATAACTGAGTTAAAAAATAATTATGAACTATTTGAAGAAAAATCTATAGAAGAATTTTTCTATGTAAAAAAAGAAAGTATTAAAGAATTTTCAAAAAAATAG
- a CDS encoding leucine-rich repeat domain-containing protein — protein sequence MDQNIWEYDDFIFKGDELKGMTAKGKDKVKAGGQTDLVIPAVTPDGLPLKKIADNAFYRRGLTSVVIPDTVESIGYDAFGVCKLKEVKLPEALVSVEGFAFYRNKLTKVEFGSKVKRIEPDSFAMNELSEITFPETLEYIGASAFYKNAFETITFPKALTKIDMYAFKKNNIHNVKVASSVDLHPAAFETFTTVERV from the coding sequence ATGGATCAAAATATATGGGAATATGATGATTTTATTTTTAAAGGTGATGAGCTAAAAGGGATGACAGCAAAAGGTAAGGACAAAGTAAAAGCTGGAGGTCAAACTGATTTAGTAATTCCTGCAGTAACTCCTGACGGTCTACCTCTTAAAAAAATTGCAGATAATGCTTTTTATAGAAGAGGATTAACTTCAGTTGTAATTCCTGATACAGTGGAAAGCATTGGTTATGATGCTTTTGGAGTATGTAAATTAAAAGAAGTTAAATTACCAGAAGCATTAGTAAGTGTAGAAGGTTTTGCTTTTTATAGAAATAAATTAACTAAAGTTGAATTTGGAAGTAAAGTAAAAAGAATTGAACCAGATTCATTTGCTATGAATGAACTTTCAGAAATTACTTTCCCTGAGACTTTAGAATATATAGGTGCATCAGCTTTCTATAAAAATGCTTTTGAAACAATAACTTTCCCAAAAGCATTAACTAAGATAGATATGTATGCTTTTAAAAAGAATAATATTCACAATGTTAAAGTTGCAAGCTCAGTAGATTTACATCCTGCCGCATTTGAAACTTTTACAACTGTTGAAAGAGTATAA
- a CDS encoding 2-hydroxyacyl-CoA dehydratase subunit D: MAEIKELLEQFKYYAENPRKQLDKYLAEGKKAVGIFPYYAPEEIVYAGGMVPFGVWGGQGPIEKAKDYFPTFYYSLALRCLEMALDGTLDGLSASIITTLDDTLRPFSQNYKVSAGRKIPMVFLNHGQHRKEEFGKKYNAKIFNNAKEELERICNVKITDENLKNAFKVYNENREEKRKFIKLASKHPQSIKASDRSNVLKSSYFMLKDEHTALLKELNQKLEAIPEEQWDGVRVVTSGVITDNPGLLEVFDNYKVCVVADDVAHESRALKVDIDLSIEDPMLALADQFARMDEDPILYDPDIFKRPKYVLDLVKDNNADGCLLFMMNFNDTEEMEYPSLKQAFDAAKIPLIKMGYDQQMVDFGQVKTQLETFNELVQLSRW, encoded by the coding sequence ATGGCTGAAATTAAGGAATTGTTAGAACAATTTAAGTACTATGCAGAAAATCCTAGAAAGCAATTGGATAAATATCTTGCTGAAGGTAAAAAAGCAGTAGGAATATTCCCTTATTATGCACCAGAAGAAATAGTTTATGCAGGTGGAATGGTTCCATTTGGTGTATGGGGAGGACAAGGGCCTATTGAAAAAGCAAAGGATTATTTCCCTACTTTCTACTACTCATTGGCTTTAAGATGTTTAGAAATGGCTTTAGATGGAACTTTAGATGGATTATCTGCATCTATAATTACTACATTGGACGATACATTAAGACCATTTTCACAAAACTATAAAGTAAGTGCAGGAAGAAAAATACCTATGGTATTCTTAAACCACGGACAACATAGAAAAGAAGAATTTGGTAAAAAATATAATGCAAAAATATTTAATAATGCAAAAGAAGAATTAGAAAGAATCTGTAATGTAAAAATTACAGATGAAAATTTAAAAAATGCATTTAAGGTTTATAATGAAAATAGAGAAGAAAAAAGAAAATTTATAAAACTTGCTTCTAAACACCCACAAAGTATAAAAGCATCTGATAGATCTAATGTTTTAAAGAGCTCATACTTTATGTTAAAAGATGAACATACAGCTTTATTAAAAGAATTAAATCAAAAATTAGAAGCTATTCCTGAAGAACAATGGGATGGAGTAAGAGTTGTTACAAGTGGAGTTATCACTGATAACCCAGGACTTTTAGAAGTATTTGATAACTATAAAGTATGTGTAGTTGCAGATGATGTGGCTCATGAATCAAGAGCATTAAAAGTTGACATAGATTTATCAATAGAAGATCCAATGTTAGCACTTGCTGACCAATTTGCTCGTATGGATGAAGATCCAATACTTTATGACCCTGATATCTTTAAAAGACCTAAATATGTATTGGACTTAGTAAAAGATAATAATGCAGATGGTTGCCTACTATTTATGATGAACTTCAATGATACTGAAGAAATGGAATACCCTTCATTAAAACAAGCATTTGATGCTGCTAAAATTCCATTAATTAAAATGGGATATGATCAACAAATGGTAGACTTTGGACAAGTTAAAACACAACTTGAAACATTTAATGAATTAGTACAATTAAGTAGATGGTAG
- a CDS encoding 2-hydroxyacyl-CoA dehydratase subunit D codes for MAGKMEKLPNKTPRPIEGHKPAAAILRGLVDKVYANAWEAKKRGELVGWSSSKFPIELAKAFDLNVVYPENHAASTAAKKDGLRLCQAAEDMGYDNDICGYARISLAYAAGEPTDARRMPQPDFLLCCNNICNMMTKWYENIARMHNIPLIMIDIPFSNTVDTPEEKIDYLVGQFDHAIKQLEELTGKKFDEKKFEDACARANRTAAAWLKSCKYMGYKPSPLSGFDLFNHMADIVAARCDEEAAMGFELLAEEFEQSIKEGTSTWEYPEEHRILFEGIPCWPGLKPLFEPLKDNGVNVTAVVYAPAFGFRYENVREMAAAYCKAPCSVCIETGVEWRETMAKENGISGALVNYNRSCKPWSGAMPEIERRWKEDLGIPVVHFDGDQADERNFSTEQYNTRVQGLVEIMQERKEEKLAKGEEVYTNFENTKETDWSKSTLKD; via the coding sequence ATGGCTGGAAAAATGGAAAAGTTACCTAATAAAACACCTAGACCAATAGAAGGGCACAAACCTGCTGCTGCTATACTAAGAGGTCTTGTTGATAAAGTATATGCAAATGCATGGGAAGCAAAGAAAAGAGGAGAATTAGTTGGTTGGAGTTCATCAAAATTCCCAATTGAGCTTGCAAAAGCTTTTGACTTAAATGTTGTATATCCTGAAAACCATGCTGCATCAACTGCTGCAAAGAAAGATGGATTAAGACTTTGTCAAGCTGCTGAAGATATGGGATATGACAATGATATTTGTGGATATGCAAGAATTAGTTTAGCTTATGCTGCAGGAGAACCAACAGATGCAAGAAGAATGCCTCAACCAGATTTCTTATTATGTTGTAACAATATCTGTAACATGATGACTAAATGGTATGAAAATATAGCAAGAATGCACAATATACCATTAATAATGATTGATATACCATTCTCTAATACAGTAGATACACCAGAAGAAAAGATTGACTACTTAGTAGGACAATTTGATCATGCTATAAAACAATTAGAAGAATTAACAGGAAAGAAATTTGATGAAAAGAAATTTGAAGATGCTTGTGCAAGAGCTAACAGAACTGCAGCTGCTTGGTTAAAATCTTGTAAATATATGGGATACAAACCATCTCCATTAAGTGGATTTGACTTATTTAACCATATGGCAGACATTGTTGCTGCAAGATGTGATGAAGAAGCTGCTATGGGATTTGAATTACTAGCAGAAGAATTTGAACAATCTATAAAAGAAGGAACTTCAACTTGGGAATATCCAGAAGAACATAGAATTCTATTTGAAGGAATTCCTTGTTGGCCAGGATTAAAACCATTATTTGAACCTTTAAAAGATAATGGAGTAAATGTTACTGCAGTTGTTTATGCACCAGCATTTGGATTTAGATATGAAAATGTAAGAGAAATGGCAGCAGCTTACTGTAAAGCACCTTGTTCTGTATGTATAGAAACTGGTGTTGAATGGAGAGAAACTATGGCTAAAGAAAATGGTATAAGTGGAGCACTTGTAAACTATAACCGTAGTTGTAAACCTTGGAGTGGTGCAATGCCTGAAATAGAAAGAAGATGGAAAGAAGACTTAGGAATTCCAGTTGTTCACTTTGATGGAGACCAAGCTGATGAAAGAAACTTCTCAACTGAACAATATAACACAAGAGTACAAGGGCTTGTTGAAATAATGCAAGAAAGAAAAGAAGAAAAATTGGCTAAGGGTGAAGAAGTTTATACAAACTTTGAAAACACTAAAGAAACTGACTGGTCTAAATCAACTTTAAAAGACTAA
- a CDS encoding acyl-CoA dehydratase activase, which translates to MSIFTMGIDVGSTASKCIILKDGKEIVAKSVISVGTGTSGPARAMKEALGQIGLSSVTELQGAVATGYGRNSLAEVPAQMSELSCHAKGAYFLFPNVHSIIDIGGQDSKALKIGDNGMLENFVMNDKCAAGTGRFLDVIAKVLEVTLEDLEKLDENSTVDVAISSTCTVFAESEVISQLAKGTKIEDIVKGIHTAIASRVGSLAKRIGIKDDVVMTGGVALNKGMVRALERNLGFKLHTNEYCQLNGAIGAALFAYQKYTMTHQ; encoded by the coding sequence ATGAGTATATTTACTATGGGAATAGATGTTGGATCAACAGCATCTAAATGTATAATTTTAAAAGATGGTAAAGAGATTGTTGCAAAATCTGTTATATCAGTAGGGACAGGAACTAGTGGACCAGCTAGAGCTATGAAAGAAGCATTAGGGCAAATTGGATTGAGTTCTGTTACTGAACTTCAAGGAGCAGTTGCAACTGGTTATGGAAGAAATTCACTAGCAGAAGTACCAGCTCAAATGTCTGAATTATCTTGTCATGCAAAAGGAGCATATTTTCTATTTCCAAATGTTCACTCAATTATAGATATCGGTGGACAAGATTCAAAAGCATTAAAAATTGGAGACAATGGAATGCTTGAAAATTTTGTTATGAATGATAAATGTGCTGCAGGAACAGGGAGATTTCTAGATGTAATTGCAAAAGTTTTAGAGGTAACTTTGGAAGATCTAGAAAAATTGGATGAGAATTCAACTGTTGATGTAGCAATAAGTTCAACTTGTACTGTATTTGCAGAATCAGAAGTAATTTCACAACTTGCAAAAGGAACAAAAATTGAAGATATAGTAAAAGGAATTCATACTGCTATAGCTAGCCGTGTTGGAAGCTTGGCAAAAAGAATAGGTATAAAAGATGATGTTGTTATGACTGGTGGAGTAGCACTTAATAAGGGTATGGTTAGAGCATTAGAAAGAAATCTAGGTTTTAAATTACATACAAATGAATATTGTCAATTAAATGGGGCAATAGGAGCTGCTTTATTTGCTTATCAAAAATATACAATGACTCATCAATAA
- a CDS encoding sodium/glutamate symporter: MEELRVLKFDMFTTLMLAVLAIYFGDFMRKIFPILKKYCLPSAVVGGTVFALISLLLFKMGIVQLDFDYKAINQLFYSIFFAASGAAASMALLKKGGKLVVIFAVLAAVLAAFQNAIALAVGKFMNVDPLISMMTGSIPMTGGHGNAASFAPIAVEAGAPAAMEVAIAAATFGLISGCMLGGPFGNFLVKRFKLEGSSSNEQEMGEIDAEGESGSLLVNKPNLIQAVFLMCVAIGVGKLIELGLKSIQDSTGWKVALPIHVCCMFAGIVIRLIYDRKEGNHDVLYESIDIVGEFSLALFVSMSIITMKLWQLSGLGMALVVLLIAQVILIVIFCYFLTFKLLGKNYDAAVMSVGHMGFGLGAVPVSMTTMQAVCKKYRYSKLAFFVVPVIGGFISNLTNAVIITKFLDLAKSLHAVWIG; the protein is encoded by the coding sequence ATGGAAGAATTAAGAGTATTAAAATTTGATATGTTTACAACATTGATGTTAGCAGTTTTAGCAATCTATTTTGGAGATTTCATGAGAAAAATATTTCCAATTTTAAAGAAATATTGTTTACCATCAGCAGTTGTTGGTGGAACTGTTTTTGCATTAATATCATTATTACTTTTTAAAATGGGAATAGTTCAGCTAGATTTTGATTATAAGGCAATAAACCAATTGTTCTATTCTATATTCTTTGCAGCAAGTGGAGCAGCAGCAAGTATGGCACTTTTGAAAAAAGGTGGAAAACTGGTTGTAATATTTGCAGTGTTAGCAGCAGTGTTAGCAGCTTTTCAAAATGCAATAGCTTTAGCAGTTGGTAAGTTTATGAATGTAGATCCATTAATTTCAATGATGACAGGAAGTATACCAATGACAGGTGGGCATGGAAATGCAGCTTCATTTGCACCAATAGCAGTTGAAGCAGGAGCACCAGCAGCTATGGAAGTAGCAATAGCAGCAGCTACATTTGGATTAATTTCAGGTTGTATGCTTGGAGGACCTTTTGGAAATTTCTTAGTAAAAAGATTTAAATTAGAAGGTTCATCATCAAATGAACAAGAAATGGGAGAAATAGATGCAGAAGGTGAATCAGGAAGTTTATTGGTTAATAAACCAAACCTTATTCAAGCTGTATTTTTAATGTGTGTAGCTATAGGAGTAGGAAAATTAATAGAACTAGGATTAAAATCTATACAAGATAGTACAGGTTGGAAAGTAGCATTACCAATACATGTATGTTGTATGTTTGCAGGAATTGTAATAAGATTAATTTATGATAGAAAAGAAGGAAATCATGATGTTTTATATGAATCAATTGATATAGTTGGAGAGTTCTCACTAGCATTATTCGTTTCTATGTCAATCATAACTATGAAATTATGGCAATTATCTGGATTAGGAATGGCATTAGTTGTGTTATTAATTGCACAAGTAATACTAATTGTAATATTCTGTTATTTCTTAACATTCAAATTATTAGGAAAGAACTATGATGCAGCAGTAATGTCAGTAGGGCATATGGGATTTGGATTAGGAGCAGTTCCTGTATCAATGACTACAATGCAAGCTGTTTGTAAAAAATATAGATATTCTAAGTTAGCATTCTTTGTAGTTCCAGTAATTGGAGGATTTATCAGCAATCTTACAAATGCAGTAATAATAACAAAATTCTTAGATCTTGCTAAGAGCTTACATGCTGTGTGGATTGGATAA
- the gctB gene encoding glutaconate CoA-transferase subunit B encodes MAKNYKNYTNKEMQAITIAKEIKDGQIVIVGTGLPLIGATVAKNKFAPNCKLIVESGLMDCSPIEVPRSVGDLRLMGHCAVQWPNVRFIGFVTNEYLNGNDRMIAFIGGAQINPYGDLNSTIIGDDYVKPKTRFTGSGGANGIATYSNTVIMMQHEKRRFIDKIDYVTSVGWAGGPGGREKLGLPGNRGPLAVVTDKGILRFDEVTKRMYLAGYYPGVTIEDIVENTGFELDTSRAVELEAPTEEIIKMIREDIDPGQAFIKVPVEE; translated from the coding sequence ATGGCAAAAAATTATAAAAACTACACAAATAAAGAAATGCAAGCTATTACCATTGCTAAAGAAATAAAAGATGGACAAATAGTTATAGTAGGAACAGGATTACCTTTAATAGGAGCAACTGTTGCTAAAAATAAATTTGCACCTAATTGTAAACTAATAGTTGAAAGTGGATTAATGGATTGTAGTCCAATAGAAGTTCCAAGAAGTGTTGGAGATTTAAGACTTATGGGACACTGTGCTGTTCAATGGCCAAATGTAAGATTTATAGGATTTGTAACTAATGAATACTTAAATGGTAATGACAGAATGATAGCTTTCATAGGAGGAGCTCAAATAAACCCTTATGGAGATTTAAACTCTACTATCATTGGTGATGACTATGTTAAACCAAAAACAAGATTTACAGGAAGTGGAGGAGCTAATGGTATAGCTACTTATTCAAATACTGTAATAATGATGCAACATGAAAAAAGAAGATTTATAGATAAGATTGACTATGTAACAAGTGTTGGATGGGCAGGAGGACCAGGAGGAAGAGAAAAATTAGGACTTCCTGGAAATAGAGGACCACTTGCTGTTGTTACAGACAAAGGTATTTTAAGATTTGATGAAGTAACTAAGAGAATGTACTTAGCTGGATATTATCCAGGTGTTACTATAGAAGATATAGTTGAAAATACTGGATTTGAACTTGATACTTCAAGAGCTGTTGAATTAGAAGCTCCAACTGAAGAAATTATTAAAATGATAAGAGAGGATATAGATCCAGGACAAGCATTTATAAAAGTTCCAGTAGAAGAATAA